One genomic window of Corticium candelabrum chromosome 9, ooCorCand1.1, whole genome shotgun sequence includes the following:
- the LOC134184795 gene encoding cyclic AMP-dependent transcription factor ATF-4-like: MAQDLLDFFLPPPFRDSDPVGAFPDVSSLGDFVCGDFVNAGAFDALQNQSVPTLGEDSFERDWLSECLGSDSFLLPQQPLEKLVLDSASLSSLSTGEQSLVSVSSLSAGEQSPVSVSSFGSPSSTGSSLPDNVFGEPKQAPLQFKILSSLKPSEPQELVLTDYCDAASPQQLVTSKSGSTSSSCQQESTTKSKKSTARKARKRVQNRDAATRYRIKKKSEQGTLDEQVRRLESENKRLEDMLAKKMAERNTLRSLWEEVQGAKRVAFIAS, translated from the exons ATGGCTCAGGATCTGCTGGATTTCTTTCTGCCGCCTCCGTTTCGTGATAGCGACCCGGTTGGCGCATTTCCTGATGTCTCCTCGTTAGGAGACTTCGTCTGCGGCGACTTCGTCAATGCGGGAGCCTTTGACGCTCTTCAAAACCAGTCGGTCCCCACTTTGGGAGAAG ACTCGTTCGAACGTGATTGGCTAAGCGAATGTCTGGGTTCCGACTCGTTTCTGTTGCCGCAGCAACCGTTGGAGAAACTCGTGCTCGACAGCGCGAGTCTGAGCAGTCTGTCGACAGGCGAGCAGTCGCTGGTCTCTGTTTCCAGTTTGTCGGCAGGCGAGCAGTCGCCGGTCTCTGTTTCCAGTTTCGGCTCTCCTTCTTCGACTGGCTCCTCGTTGCCGGACAATGTTTTCGGCGAACCTAAACAAGCACCACTGCAGTTCAAGATTCTGTCTTCTCTCAAACCGTCTGAGCCGCAAGAACTAGTTCTGACCGACTACTGTGATGCTGCGTCTCCTCAACAACTCGTCACATCCAAGAGCGGTTCTACTTCCTCCTCGTGTCAGCAGGAGTCGACCACCAAGTCGAAGAAGTCGACTGCACGCAAGGCACGCAAGCGCGTGCAGAACAGAGATGCCGCAACGAGATACAGAATAAAGAAGAAGAGCGAGCAGGGCACTCTGGACGAGCAGGTGCGGCGCTTGGAGTCGGAGAACAAGCGGCTGGAAGACATGCTCGCCAAGAAGATGGCAGAACGGAATACGCTGAGAAGTCTGTGGGAGGAGGTGCAGGGAGCTAAAAGGGTGGCGTTTATAGCATCATAA